tatataatagtacTAAACTTCTTGGTAATATAGAGGCAAAATGGTACTACTATAAACATAATAACTATTTCcagtaatttatttattttttcaagaaaatacaTGTCCGAAATAAACCTTGAAAGTTGTAAATTGTTCAACAAACGGAGATGTCAACGTTCACCCAAAACTTGACTCTGTTAGGATTTGAGTTTTGGGAATCATAATCCAatgtttaattttgaaaatttccaTGTTTTGAACAATACAAGAGATTTGTATCTTataatgatgaaatgatgaGGTGGAGAAGGTGGCCACGTCAACCTCAGTTAATTTTGATTCTCATGCTACTCAAttggaaaatatatatatatataaagggcGGATTCACGTGAATTTCAGAGGTTCATTCggatttctttaaaaaatatatacaatatatatacaatgaatttttttaatttttatatagatTATTAAATTTGAACCTCTCGTGAACAAGAAGCAAGTTATAGCATAGTGGTAGACTCCTTTAAAGTTGATCCTTACATCCAATGTCTGAATCACATTGTAAACATTTCACTTTTTTTAGTTtcgattaaaaaaaactaactttCTGTACCTATAAACTATATATTACTACTTCGTTGGATTTGTGTTTTATTGTCTTTATCACAcatttattacttctattttgaAACTTCTGAATGAAAAAAATTCTCGATCTGCATGTGAGATCAGTTAATATACTTTGGAATAAGTTTCCCTCGATATAAATCTTCAGCTTATCTAGGATTAAACTCTAGATACGAAGGTATAAAGCTTATGGATTAGAGTACAAGGTTGGTACATAGTCAAGCTACATTacctaatttttcttttaatatttctattatcACTCTCCTATTACTTTGTAGTATTTGATTACATGTTATTTCATTTGATTCGATATAATCATGTAATTTATTATCAATATTGCTTTGTTCTACATTATTTCCAGGATGGTTTCTCTTAATGATTGTGTTCCCTTTTCATACTTGCTTTAAAATGCTTTACCTGAATAAAGTGTCTATCGAAAATGACTTTTTTATCTTCACACAAGATATGACTAAACTTTTTGTGTATATCACCTTTTTCGAATTCAACTCGTGAAATTAcactaaatatgttatttgcAAATGATTTCAATACAATTTTAGCTAATTTGATCTTTACaagtttttgttttaattgacAAATTAACCTAAATAGCCGGTCACACaataatttaaacttaaaatagttgacatatgtataaaatatatataatttatatagtaTATGTATAATCATGCATGATTCATGTATAATCTATGTATACATATTTAAAAGATCAGCGAATCTAGTCGGctatttattgaaatttaatttttgatgatGTGATCCTAACACCAATCGAAAATGAACTTATAAATTAGGAGACCACTTAGATTGactattaaaaaaagtaattttatagtaaaaataaaaaatcaaactgaaatgacttttatttttgattttcttacttattttgagttatttttaacttattaagttatttttaacctTGTCAAACACTTCCTTACTTATATCAagtcatttttgacttattttgggttttttttatatatattttccaaaaacttTCCAAAGGAAACTTTCAgaaatatactatattaaaaaaatatttacaatttagagcaataacattttcttttcacttgatcactttcaatatatttataatatagttttaatacatattacaaagaacaatttattattgaCATGTAGTAtaagttttattgatgaataatacatttctCACACatttttatacacttataatacaatgtgtcaactTCTTATCAAACAAGCATAATACGTTTTAAAAAacagttataatacatatatattgcatacataattcactttaaaTATATTGCCGATTTATATAgtattactataaatgataataaataaaaaatattactaaaatcaataattatttattaaaaggaaGGTAAGCATCCAAGTAATTTTCTacttgtttttattgttgtaagTTCGTTTACATAAGAATTTGGCAAGCCCAGATCCAGGTCCAGTCCATCTTTATCAGTAGTTGCCGTTGGGCCGGGCCCACTCAAAGCAACGCAGGAATGAAAAGCTAGCAATGGCCCATTAACCAGTAAATCGTACTTGTTGAGTTGGTCAATTAGGTCCAATGTCTAAACATACTTCCTAAATATCCCCTTTCGTTTAAATTTATGTGACGTTATTTGacttaattgaaaaaatttaaatgagaagaattttaaaacaatagTCTAAACACCCTTTTGACTATTTATAAggtaataaattatttcatcGATCATAAAAAGAAACGATTGGTAAAAACACTTATTTGGACTTTTTTGCCAAATAAGTGAATACAACAATGGTAAAATGTTGATGATGTCGCTAATCATTTGTCTAAGTaagaaaatatatcattttatttactgattaaaaaggaaaatgtaTCATAAAGGATAGAGAGTGtagaatataatttaaaattaaaaaattaccaaaaaaaaagagattgaaataaactaaataaaaaaataaaacaaatatataaaaagggAGAGTATATAATGGGAAAATCATGATATAGTAGTATAATTGCATaactttctttcattcatttctAATTCTGTTAATAATACCTTCAACAACAGTTGAGGTGATCGTATAGTCAGATCccattatattttctttctgcaatcaaatatttaaaacttaattataattaattatctcCGTGCTTTCTGATAATTTCACGTTCCTTAAATGTTGTGGTGCATAGTTAAGCTAGCTCGCACTCAACTATCAATTATGTTCCAAAAACAAATATACTTAGTGCTCCAAAATGTACTGCCtcttttaaatatatacataatacacTATACGTcgataattttgttttaaataatttctGAGCATTATGGTTGACCGTTTACAATTAACAGAGATTGATTTCGAGCCTTAAATATAAAAGGAATCTTGTTAGATAGtactttctttttaaatgtgTCTTACACGATTGCGAATTTAAATCAATTGGAATCTCAATACGAGATTAATCATACATCGACGGAAAACAAAAGGACATCGATTGTTCGACCTCAAGATCATATAAATTTAGGAAAAGCAATGTGAACGAGATGAAAAATGGAGACTAAAAGAAGAATGTTAAAAGTTATAAAGCAGAGAGTAAGACTCCATTAACATGATTCTATATATGTAAAAAGTTCACTAAAATTTAAACCAAACTGAAGTCGAAATTCATAGCAGTTGGCTCCTACGTGCTATCCACTTATCTTACATAACCATTAAAAAAACTGCAATTAGTTACGAATATTTGTCCTAATTCAATTGCTAAAGTGGAAATGTTTTTCAATATGCATGGCGGTGAGATTCGATCTCAAGACCTCAATTTACTCTGTTACCTTTTTGAAGTGTGTAATCATCTCATCTAATTAGAGATAACAcattcttattatttatttatatcctcAACAAGTTTCAGAATCTATCCATTGCTAATGTACTGTTTTTGTAAGTAGTattgttaaaaatgaaaaaagtttcACATTAATAGGTAATGAGATTGATGGAATCCTTGTAAGACTGAGACGATACTCTTTCCTTTAAATTAGCTTTTGAGGGATGAGTTAAGCGTAAAATCTaattttacaattattttataGTCGATACGCTAACTTCCACCGAAGAAAAAGCAGTGGGGGTAATTCccaattcatatttaaaaaataagcatGCTCTTGTATAAAAATAGTAGTATAGTGAGCCATCAATTTTGTAACACACTGAGCAAGATGGAGAATTTGTGTTTGGTTTTTCTTTTGATAGTATCAATTGTTTTTCCTGTCCTCGGTCAGGGAGGACTAAAAACAGGGTTTTATTCATCTTCATGCCCAAATGCAGAGTCCATAGTGAAGTCAACAGTTCAAGCAGAGTTTAATAAAGATCCTACAATTGCTGCTGGTTTACTCAGGCTTCATTTTCATGATTGCTTTGTTCGGGTAACTCTCCTTAATTTCCACTCTTATATACTATACAGAATTAGAATTTTGAGTTTATGCGTTCTGAATTAAAATACAGTTTATTAGATTCTTGATAAAATATGTATACATGTCACGTGGATtcttaaatataaatacaagaTTTGAGCCAAAACTTTCAACCTATAAGCAAAACTCCAAATTTAGCACAAATCCTGTATTCGTCTTAAAAGCTAAGTTTCACTACTTGCTAATTTTCTTTGATGACAACATATACAAATGAACTTAGCTCTTTAAgtctaaatcacaccccaaaagctagctcaaagacAGGAGGATTGCTCAAGCCTTATAAGAactccacccatctcattaactaCCGATGTGAGACTTCTCTtttctgataccatgtgaaattagttTTAGGCCTAACTCACCCCTAAAAGCTAAGCTCTAAGTGAGAGGATTGCTCAAGCCTTACAAGGAATTCACCCATCTTATTAACCACCAATGTGGgacttttttcattcttttaatgCAATTTATTTTTCAGGGTTGTGATGGTTCTGTTTTGATATCTGGAAGCTCAGCTGAAAGAAATGCAGTGACTAATACGGGACTGAGAGGATTTGAAGTGATTGATGATGCAAAATCAAAGCTTGAAGCTTCATGCCCTAACGTTGTCTCTTGTGCTGATATCCTAACTTTAGCAGCTCGTGATGCAGTAGACTTGGTAACTAACTACACAATAACTTTTACTTTCGCAAATTATAAACCAATTAACCTACCTATGTTGCTCtgactttttgaaattttcataataGAGCGATTGTGACGTACAATTTGCATGTTTTGGCAAAATAAGGaaactatatatattaatatttgatgttgtTGATAGGTTGGAGGTCCAAGCTGGGGAGTACCTACTGGTAGAAGAGATGGTAGAAACTCTTCATCCTCAGAAGCAATGAACTTACCTTCACCATTTGACACAGTTGAGGTCCAGAGGAGCAAGTTTGCAGCTAAAGGCCTCGATGATCATGATCTCGTCACCCTTGTTGGTAAATCTTCATTCTTCAACATACTATATTCTCTCTGtcctaatttatgtgacactctTTTAATTCCTTTATTGTCGTCggtctaaaaaaaaaaatagttatctaAACTtcccattttacccttaatgaaagTTTGTTGAAAATATGTACATGTAGGGGCACATACAATTGGACAAACGGATTGCAGATTCGTTAGTTATCGACTATACAACTTTACAAAAACAGGAAATGCAGATCCAAGCATAGACCAACAATTCTTGACACAACTTAAGACTATATGTCCGAAAGATGGCGATGGATCGAAGAAGGTTGATTTAGACAAAGACAGCCAGTTGAATTTTGATGTGAGTTTTTTCAAGAATATTAGAAATGGAAATGGGATTCTTGAGTCAGATCAGAGGTTGTTTGGTGACTCTTCAACAAAAGATGTTGTAGATAAATATGCAGGGAGTATAAGGGGATTGTTGGGGTTAAGATTCAATTATAACTTTAAACAAGCTATGATTAAAATGAGTAGCATTGAAGTTAAGACTGGCACTGATGGGGAGATTAGAAAAGTGTGTTCCAGGTTCAATCACTATTATTAAAAAGCTATGCTAAGTACTGTGTTATATGTCAACGTGTAACTAAGTATGTTAACATGAATAAATTGGGTTCAGTGAGGTTTTCTAAGTATTCAATAAACATATTAAGAGATAAATCCTGGTATGGAATACAATGCTAACTGTAAAAAATGTTGAGCTACCGGATTTATATCAAGGCACACGTGGACATGCAATcgatatgaaatcatgatttcaaaAGACATATAATTTCAGATcatgatttcaaatcttaaaataaaatgcataatttagaattttagatcatgatttcaatttgttttaaatgtaaaacttgacctataatttttttttttaaaaaaaaaatcccatctttttaaattttacaaaaacaaTTCATACTCTGCAAGAAGATACTGAACGTATGGCGTGAAGATATAGCGCCGTACCatgtgaaaaattatattggaTAATAACTAATTACTACTATTGTTGACTAGTGGATTGTTATAAGATTATGTGTAATCACAAACATTTAATTATAAAAGGGACATGGAGATATGCAATTTATCAACGTGACACGTTATAATATTCTGATATCTTATTTTTGAACAATAATTCGTCCATTTAATAAGATTATATAagaattatgaatattttaatagtttacACAACTTATGATTCTTTTATGTTTATAAAAAGTACAACTTaataaatctaaattaaatgCACAACCAAAATTTCCATGGCAAATCAATCTAATTTCAAAAATCACGTCCAGCCtgatcaaaattcaaaaagttaGGTTATTTTGTGCCAATTATTAGCCCATAATATGCCATGCTAAACTTCCTTTCAATTTTTTGAAGCAGCTATACTTTTTTTTGGcgggaaaaagaaaaagaaattgggGATAGGAAAAATGGAAGAGTGAATTAATTATAAGATAGGAAATCAAATTTTCAccgataaaatttaaatttaaatttaaatagtcAATTAAGTAATACTTCGCTTCAAAATTTGATTGGAAATTAAGTGGGAAAGAAAGCACTTAGGTGAAGTTCGCTTACATAAGAACTGCCAAGCCCAGCTTCAAGGTCCAGCCCATTCCTTGTCAAATGtctcattctttttttaaaaaattttagtaatgattcttttttttttatttaataattaatgaatCTTTTAGTTTAGGATCTGAAGATTTTGTATgagcaaattatttttttctttctttagaaaacattagATCACAAGCTAAATTTCATAAACGTTAATTAGCCGACgatttaatctttttatatatttcaaagATTATATTTGTAGAACTTTTGAAAGTAGAGCCGAAAATAATAACCTCAGCAGGAGACCTTTACCAAAATGAACCATTTTTACCATAGTCAAAAGGAAACAATAGGCTCCATGTCTAAATTATTCAATACACCTTCTAAATACTCAATTTACCTTAAGTAGTAATATTCTGTGAATGCTATAGATTATGATTTTTCGATTTTTCAAGTCATTAATTATATAGGGATCTAACTTTGGTCCAACAATGacataaaacttattttaaattatcatattatggTGACTTACAATGACGGATAACACTTCGAATTACTCGTTATATCCATGTATTACTCAAACTTATTT
This window of the Solanum pennellii chromosome 2, SPENNV200 genome carries:
- the LOC107010409 gene encoding peroxidase 25 produces the protein MENLCLVFLLIVSIVFPVLGQGGLKTGFYSSSCPNAESIVKSTVQAEFNKDPTIAAGLLRLHFHDCFVRGCDGSVLISGSSAERNAVTNTGLRGFEVIDDAKSKLEASCPNVVSCADILTLAARDAVDLVGGPSWGVPTGRRDGRNSSSSEAMNLPSPFDTVEVQRSKFAAKGLDDHDLVTLVGAHTIGQTDCRFVSYRLYNFTKTGNADPSIDQQFLTQLKTICPKDGDGSKKVDLDKDSQLNFDVSFFKNIRNGNGILESDQRLFGDSSTKDVVDKYAGSIRGLLGLRFNYNFKQAMIKMSSIEVKTGTDGEIRKVCSRFNHYY